A stretch of the Nitratireductor thuwali genome encodes the following:
- a CDS encoding sulfatase family protein has translation MARNILLLIADDLGRMTGCYGETAIRTPNIDALAASGTRFDMAFTSTASCSASRSVVYSGLHTHENGQYGLNHDHHHFITFAHVETAPTLLGAAGYRTGIIGKVHVGPDAVYPWESREESATRDVAWVADRAKAFFDRAADDTRPFFLTIGFTDPHRDWTRGGFGNDQEFDPRVERRRFAPRDVAVPSFLPDIPEVRAELASYYESVDRLDQGVGLVLQELAKAGLGDETLVCFLSDNGAPFLNSKTTLYDAGIHLPLIVRAPGRKAGIASPNLVSFTDILPSFLDWAGHRGVSGPRRGRSLLPILEETELLPDRQLVFGSHTFHEITNYYPTRFIRTPRYKYHRNVAWKLDFPFSGDLYGSLSWEGMRNREPVMIGRRPLKAYIERPPEELYDLESDPEEVENLATDPSHARLLAEMRSLMEDWQRDTGDPWLYRDGISLRAVTHHVEAGLSLPDRYDFDVDDPGNGRNG, from the coding sequence ATGGCCCGCAACATTCTGCTTCTCATCGCCGACGATCTGGGGCGGATGACGGGCTGCTACGGCGAGACGGCCATCCGCACCCCCAATATCGACGCGCTGGCGGCAAGCGGCACGCGCTTCGACATGGCCTTCACCTCCACCGCCTCCTGCAGCGCCAGCCGCTCGGTCGTCTATTCGGGGCTCCATACCCATGAGAACGGGCAATACGGCCTTAATCACGACCATCATCACTTCATCACCTTTGCACATGTCGAGACGGCGCCCACGCTGCTTGGCGCCGCCGGCTACCGCACGGGCATCATCGGCAAGGTGCATGTCGGCCCGGATGCCGTCTATCCATGGGAGAGCCGGGAGGAGAGCGCCACCCGCGACGTCGCCTGGGTGGCCGACCGCGCAAAGGCCTTCTTCGATCGAGCGGCAGACGATACGCGCCCGTTCTTCCTGACGATCGGCTTCACCGATCCCCATCGCGATTGGACGCGCGGCGGCTTCGGTAACGATCAGGAGTTCGACCCGCGCGTGGAGCGCCGCCGTTTCGCGCCGCGGGACGTCGCCGTGCCCTCGTTCCTGCCGGATATCCCGGAAGTGCGCGCGGAGCTTGCCTCCTACTACGAATCCGTGGACCGGCTCGACCAAGGGGTCGGCCTGGTCCTCCAGGAACTCGCGAAGGCGGGACTTGGGGACGAAACGCTCGTCTGTTTCCTGAGCGACAACGGCGCGCCCTTCCTCAATTCGAAGACTACGCTTTATGACGCCGGCATCCATCTGCCGCTGATCGTCCGCGCGCCGGGGAGAAAGGCCGGCATCGCCAGTCCCAACCTCGTCTCCTTCACCGATATCCTGCCGAGCTTTCTCGACTGGGCCGGACACCGTGGCGTGTCCGGGCCGCGCAGGGGCAGGTCGCTTCTGCCGATCCTGGAGGAGACGGAGCTGCTGCCCGACCGGCAACTCGTCTTCGGCTCCCACACATTTCACGAGATCACGAACTACTATCCGACGCGCTTCATCCGCACGCCGCGATACAAATATCACCGCAACGTCGCCTGGAAGCTCGACTTTCCCTTCTCCGGCGATCTCTACGGCTCGCTGTCCTGGGAGGGGATGCGCAACCGCGAGCCGGTCATGATCGGGCGGCGGCCGCTGAAGGCCTACATCGAACGGCCGCCCGAGGAGCTTTACGACCTCGAGAGCGACCCGGAGGAAGTCGAAAACCTCGCGACCGACCCCTCCCACGCGCGGCTTCTTGCCGAAATGCGCAGCCTGATGGAGGACTGGCAGCGCGACACCGGCGATCCCTGGCTCTACCGCGACGGCATATCCCTGCGCGCGGTCACACATCATGTCGAGGCGGGATTGAGCCTGCCGGACCGCTACGACTTCGACGTCGACGATCCTGGAAACGGCCGCAACGGTTAG
- a CDS encoding carbohydrate kinase family protein, translating to MSHRPICIIGNANLDLVCGPLDDWPERGTETFLPRSDLRIGGSAANTALVLQRLGARGGLVSAAGADAAGRMLAARFQGTLDRVAVIEAPTSVTVGLLHPDAERTFLSTDGHLDLLDLGFFLSQLEDWSVEGALVLVSGAFAMPGLLKDHMELLSVLKEAGAEVAIDPGWPGTDWAEDVREQALEWIALADHVLMNDKEALGLARAGDLDAACAFFDAELAAGRRLVIKCGKNGALALSGGTAVSASARPLTVFDTVGAGDAFNAGYLEAVARGLALVPALKAGVAVAGRVIAEFPRTSLPIALEAGEG from the coding sequence ATGAGCCACCGCCCGATCTGCATCATCGGCAACGCCAATCTGGACCTCGTGTGCGGACCTCTCGATGACTGGCCGGAACGCGGCACCGAGACGTTTCTGCCGCGGTCGGACCTGCGCATCGGCGGCTCGGCAGCGAATACCGCCCTGGTGCTGCAGCGTCTGGGCGCGCGAGGCGGCTTGGTCTCGGCGGCTGGTGCCGATGCCGCCGGACGGATGCTCGCGGCCCGTTTCCAGGGCACACTTGATCGTGTAGCTGTGATCGAAGCGCCGACAAGCGTCACTGTCGGCCTGCTTCATCCCGACGCGGAACGGACGTTTCTTTCGACCGACGGCCATCTGGACCTGCTCGATCTCGGGTTTTTCCTTTCGCAGCTTGAAGACTGGTCGGTGGAGGGGGCGCTGGTCCTCGTCAGCGGCGCCTTCGCCATGCCGGGGCTGCTCAAGGACCACATGGAGCTTCTGTCCGTCCTCAAGGAAGCCGGTGCAGAAGTTGCCATCGACCCAGGCTGGCCAGGCACAGACTGGGCAGAAGATGTGCGCGAGCAGGCGTTGGAATGGATCGCCCTGGCCGATCATGTTCTGATGAACGACAAGGAAGCGCTCGGCCTTGCCCGGGCGGGCGATCTCGATGCGGCGTGCGCCTTCTTCGATGCGGAGCTCGCCGCCGGCCGGCGGCTGGTGATCAAATGCGGGAAGAACGGCGCGCTCGCCCTTTCCGGCGGCACTGCCGTGTCGGCGTCCGCGCGCCCGCTGACAGTTTTCGATACCGTCGGCGCGGGCGATGCCTTCAATGCGGGATATCTGGAAGCGGTCGCGCGGGGCCTCGCGCTCGTGCCCGCGCTGAAAGCAGGCGTGGCCGTGGCGGGGAGGGTGATCGCGGAGTTCCCGCGCACGAGCCTGCCCATCGCCCTCGAAGCCGGGGAGGGATGA
- a CDS encoding ABC transporter ATP-binding protein translates to MASVELKSICKAFGSVKVLRDVDLTLEKGEFVVFVGPSGCGKSTLLRLIAGLEDITSGDLFIDGERVNAVLPAKRGISMVFQSYALYPHMSVYENMAFGLEQARLGKDEVRRRVNDAAAMLQIEAYLDRKPKQLSGGQRQRVAIGRAITRNPKVFLFDEPLSNLDAALRVDTRIEIARLHKRLSGTTVIYVTHDQVEAMTLADRIVVLNAGRVEQVGTPLDLYERPASRFVAGFIGSPRMNFVEGPVAASHGAHCYGIRPEHVRLSRQDGQWRGQVVLVEQLGSDTFVHVATEEAGLINARAVGSHAFSSGETAYVTPDAERALLFDAEGHPLERRIAA, encoded by the coding sequence ATGGCCTCGGTCGAACTGAAATCCATCTGCAAGGCGTTCGGCAGCGTGAAGGTGCTGCGCGACGTCGACCTCACTCTGGAAAAGGGCGAGTTCGTCGTCTTCGTCGGGCCGTCGGGCTGCGGCAAGTCCACGCTGCTCCGGCTGATCGCCGGGCTGGAGGACATCACCAGCGGCGATCTTTTCATCGACGGCGAGCGGGTCAACGCCGTCCTGCCGGCCAAGCGCGGCATCTCCATGGTCTTCCAGTCCTATGCGCTCTATCCGCATATGAGCGTCTACGAAAACATGGCCTTCGGGCTGGAGCAGGCGCGGCTCGGCAAGGATGAGGTCCGCCGGCGCGTAAACGATGCTGCGGCCATGCTGCAGATCGAGGCCTATCTCGACCGCAAGCCGAAACAGCTTTCCGGCGGGCAGCGCCAGCGCGTTGCGATCGGCCGCGCGATCACGCGCAACCCGAAGGTCTTTCTCTTCGACGAGCCCTTGTCCAACCTCGATGCCGCCCTGCGCGTCGACACCCGCATCGAAATCGCCCGCCTGCACAAGCGGCTTTCCGGCACCACGGTGATCTATGTCACGCACGACCAGGTGGAGGCGATGACGCTGGCCGATCGCATCGTCGTGCTCAATGCCGGCCGCGTGGAACAGGTCGGCACGCCGCTCGACCTCTACGAGCGGCCGGCGAGCCGCTTCGTCGCCGGCTTCATCGGCTCGCCGCGCATGAATTTCGTCGAAGGGCCCGTCGCCGCTAGTCACGGCGCCCATTGCTACGGCATCCGGCCCGAGCATGTGCGCCTGTCGCGCCAGGACGGGCAATGGCGCGGGCAGGTGGTGCTGGTCGAGCAATTGGGCAGCGACACCTTCGTCCATGTCGCCACCGAAGAGGCGGGCCTCATCAACGCGCGGGCGGTCGGCAGCCACGCCTTCTCCTCGGGCGAGACGGCCTATGTCACGCCGGATGCCGAGCGGGCGCTCCTCTTCGATGCCGAGGGCCACCCGCTTGAACGTCGGATCGCCGCATGA
- a CDS encoding carbohydrate ABC transporter permease, with the protein MAVPYLLKRTAFYALVAVIVFQAVFPFYYAILTSLESGQAIFEVNYLPYSLSLDNYWRMISDGVFGKQILNSVFVATVVVIISLSLAVTAAYAFSRIRFRGRGLLLLTILSVSMFPQIAVLSGLFEVIRTLGLFNSLWSLVFSYMIFTLPFTVWVLTTFMRKLPVEIEEAAVMDGASPVTIIRRIFLPLMWPAMVTTGLLAFIHAWNEFLFALTFLSTDSQRTVPVAIAMISGVSEFEIPWGNIMAASVIVTLPLVILVLVFQRKIVSGLTAGAVKG; encoded by the coding sequence ATGGCCGTGCCATATCTGTTGAAACGCACAGCCTTTTACGCGCTGGTCGCCGTGATCGTCTTCCAGGCGGTCTTCCCCTTCTACTATGCCATCCTCACCTCGCTGGAATCGGGCCAGGCGATCTTCGAGGTCAACTACCTTCCCTACAGCCTGTCGCTCGACAACTACTGGCGCATGATCTCCGACGGCGTCTTCGGCAAGCAGATCCTGAACTCCGTTTTCGTGGCGACCGTGGTCGTGATCATCTCTCTCTCGCTGGCGGTCACGGCGGCCTATGCCTTCAGCCGCATCCGCTTCCGCGGCAGGGGGCTTCTGCTTCTCACCATCCTGTCGGTCTCCATGTTCCCGCAGATTGCGGTGCTGTCCGGCCTGTTCGAGGTGATCCGCACGCTCGGCCTCTTCAACTCGCTGTGGTCGCTGGTGTTCTCCTACATGATCTTCACGCTGCCCTTCACCGTCTGGGTGCTGACCACCTTCATGCGCAAGCTGCCGGTGGAAATCGAGGAGGCGGCGGTGATGGACGGTGCTTCGCCGGTGACCATCATCCGCCGCATCTTCCTGCCGCTCATGTGGCCGGCAATGGTGACGACGGGGCTGCTCGCCTTCATCCATGCGTGGAACGAGTTCCTGTTCGCGCTCACCTTTCTTTCCACCGACAGCCAGCGCACCGTGCCGGTGGCGATTGCGATGATCTCGGGCGTGAGCGAGTTCGAGATCCCCTGGGGCAACATCATGGCCGCTTCGGTGATCGTCACCCTGCCGCTGGTGATCCTCGTCCTCGTCTTCCAACGCAAGATCGTGTCCGGCCTCACTGCCGGCGCCGTGAAAGGGTGA
- a CDS encoding carbohydrate ABC transporter permease codes for MLAVLAAVAAYPLIRTFYFSFTDASIDLIDEAQWVGFRNYLEYVDYGEGEGEYFGLLVDERWWRAVWNTLRFTFLSVTFETAFGLVVALVLNTNFRGRALVRAAVLIPWAIPTIVSAKMWAWMMHDQFGILNDMLMRLHVIAEPVAWTASDQTAMLAVLIVDVWKTTPFMALLILAGLQMIPADIYEAAKLDGISPVRVFWRVTWPLVLPAVLVAVVFRALDALRVFDIIYVLTPNNDATRTMSIFARENLFDFDQFAYGSAASTLLFLIIAMLTISFIWATRMNVEREE; via the coding sequence ATGCTGGCGGTGCTCGCGGCGGTTGCCGCCTATCCCCTGATCCGCACGTTCTATTTCAGCTTCACCGACGCCTCGATCGACTTGATCGACGAGGCGCAATGGGTGGGCTTCCGCAACTATCTGGAATATGTCGACTACGGCGAAGGGGAGGGGGAGTATTTCGGCCTGCTGGTCGACGAGCGCTGGTGGCGCGCGGTGTGGAACACGTTGCGCTTCACCTTCCTCTCGGTGACCTTCGAGACCGCCTTCGGCCTCGTCGTCGCGCTGGTCTTGAATACGAACTTCAGGGGACGTGCCCTCGTGCGCGCCGCCGTCCTCATTCCCTGGGCGATCCCCACCATCGTCTCGGCCAAGATGTGGGCCTGGATGATGCACGACCAGTTCGGCATCCTGAACGACATGCTCATGCGACTTCACGTGATCGCCGAGCCCGTCGCCTGGACCGCCTCGGACCAGACGGCGATGCTCGCCGTCCTCATCGTCGACGTCTGGAAGACCACGCCCTTCATGGCGCTCCTGATCCTGGCAGGGCTGCAGATGATCCCGGCTGACATTTATGAGGCGGCCAAGCTCGACGGCATCAGTCCCGTCCGCGTGTTCTGGCGCGTCACCTGGCCGCTCGTCCTGCCGGCCGTGCTTGTCGCCGTCGTCTTCCGCGCGCTCGACGCGCTGCGGGTGTTCGACATCATCTATGTGCTCACCCCCAACAACGACGCCACGCGCACCATGTCGATCTTCGCGCGCGAGAACCTGTTCGATTTCGACCAGTTCGCCTACGGGTCGGCGGCCTCGACGCTGCTTTTCCTGATCATCGCCATGCTCACCATCTCCTTCATATGGGCGACGCGGATGAACGTGGAACGGGAGGAATGA
- a CDS encoding ABC transporter substrate-binding protein, producing the protein MNSLRTLLMALAGSSMLALSAQAVELNIVHGAIGKDNEVLRKELDRFEEKTGHTVNIVSMPESTTDQFGQYKLWLAAQSSDIDVYRIDVIGAPQIAEHFVDLTEHTKDIIGDFVPAAVESQTVDGKLVALPMFLGAPALYYRKDLLEKYGEPVPTTWQDMTETAKRIMEAERAEGNEAMWGFVFQGAPYEGLTCNAQEWIASFGGGRIVETDGSIGINNEKAAEALDLAASWVGTIAPEGVLNYQEEDSRGVFQSGNAVFMRNWNYAYALAAGEDSPVKGKFAVTTLPVGAEGERSAATLGGWHLGVAKYSKHQEEAIELVRFLNNYENQKERAIETSRPPTLTAVYDDPDVAEKQEFIPLWKPVVDNALPRPSAATKRKYNEVSSEFWTAVHDTLSGDGTAEENLRKLEAKLKRLRGSAW; encoded by the coding sequence ATGAATTCGTTACGCACGCTGTTGATGGCCCTTGCCGGGTCATCCATGCTCGCGCTGTCGGCACAGGCGGTGGAGCTCAACATCGTCCATGGGGCGATCGGCAAGGACAACGAGGTCCTGCGCAAGGAACTCGACCGGTTCGAGGAGAAGACGGGCCACACCGTCAACATCGTCTCCATGCCGGAATCGACCACCGACCAGTTCGGCCAGTACAAGCTTTGGCTTGCCGCGCAGAGCAGCGACATCGATGTCTACCGCATTGACGTCATCGGCGCGCCGCAGATCGCCGAGCACTTCGTCGACCTGACGGAGCACACAAAGGACATCATCGGCGACTTCGTGCCGGCGGCGGTGGAATCGCAGACCGTCGACGGCAAGCTGGTGGCGCTGCCCATGTTCCTCGGCGCGCCGGCGCTCTATTACCGCAAGGACCTTCTGGAGAAATACGGCGAGCCGGTGCCGACGACCTGGCAGGACATGACGGAGACGGCAAAGCGCATTATGGAAGCCGAGCGCGCGGAAGGCAACGAGGCCATGTGGGGCTTCGTCTTCCAGGGCGCGCCCTATGAGGGGCTCACCTGCAACGCGCAGGAGTGGATCGCCAGCTTCGGCGGCGGCCGCATCGTGGAGACCGACGGTTCCATCGGCATCAACAACGAGAAGGCGGCAGAGGCGCTTGATCTCGCGGCCTCCTGGGTGGGCACCATCGCGCCCGAAGGCGTGCTCAACTACCAGGAGGAGGATTCGCGTGGCGTCTTCCAGTCCGGCAATGCCGTCTTCATGCGCAACTGGAACTATGCCTATGCGCTGGCGGCGGGCGAGGATTCGCCGGTGAAGGGCAAGTTCGCCGTCACCACGCTGCCGGTGGGGGCCGAAGGCGAGAGATCCGCCGCCACGCTGGGCGGCTGGCACCTGGGGGTGGCCAAATATTCCAAGCACCAGGAGGAGGCGATCGAATTGGTGCGCTTCCTCAACAATTACGAGAACCAGAAGGAGCGCGCCATCGAGACCTCGCGCCCGCCGACGCTGACCGCTGTCTATGACGATCCGGACGTGGCCGAGAAGCAGGAGTTCATCCCGCTTTGGAAGCCGGTGGTGGACAACGCCCTGCCGCGCCCCTCGGCTGCGACCAAGCGCAAATACAATGAGGTATCCTCGGAGTTTTGGACTGCGGTGCACGACACGCTATCGGGCGACGGCACGGCCGAAGAGAACCTGCGCAAGCTTGAGGCCAAGCTGAAGCGCCTGCGCGGCTCCGCCTGGTGA
- a CDS encoding Gfo/Idh/MocA family protein — translation MDFGGPQATVGVSIIGAGERGVYFVGTRMAELAAETGLRIVGVHDLLTDRARFAADHLNGIYARLGIAHEVAVFDELDEAASAGSVDLVIVTTHTNAHRGPVEKAIAAGKRVYLDKPISVTLDDALAIGRAEEAGGKPVMMGFTRRYERPWIESVRLARNGTIGDPHMLLLRSVIPYTRYLQLWHRDSARSGGALNDKCSHHFDVLNWIAQSRVASVSAIGGRSGIFAPDPDAPARCSECDRACPYRRHQTLVDQFEGVGGAANPSWTRAARVEDRNDNCVYLPGSDIDDHAIVTVRYENGISACLFFTIFGPWAEDQETLEVVGSSGRLRMERHSGAIDLVSDYGRKHETVSFRDPDRSSTHFGADLELVRTIRRFHDGERPPVGVAEGIESLRMVLAAQKSLREGGAPVDPHGLEVGE, via the coding sequence ATGGATTTCGGTGGCCCGCAGGCAACAGTGGGTGTTTCCATCATCGGCGCGGGTGAGCGCGGCGTCTACTTTGTCGGCACGCGCATGGCGGAGCTGGCGGCCGAGACCGGCTTGCGCATTGTTGGCGTTCATGACCTGCTGACGGATCGGGCTCGCTTCGCGGCAGATCATCTCAACGGAATCTACGCGCGCCTTGGCATTGCCCATGAGGTTGCGGTTTTCGACGAACTGGACGAGGCGGCAAGCGCCGGTTCGGTCGATCTCGTCATCGTCACCACCCACACCAACGCCCATCGCGGGCCCGTGGAAAAGGCGATCGCCGCCGGCAAGCGCGTGTATCTCGACAAGCCGATCTCGGTGACGCTTGACGACGCCCTGGCCATCGGCAGGGCGGAGGAAGCCGGCGGCAAGCCGGTGATGATGGGTTTCACCCGCCGCTATGAGCGGCCATGGATCGAATCGGTCCGACTTGCACGCAACGGTACGATCGGCGATCCGCACATGCTGCTTCTGCGCTCGGTCATTCCCTACACGCGCTACCTCCAGCTCTGGCATCGCGACAGCGCGCGCTCGGGTGGGGCGCTCAACGACAAGTGCTCGCACCATTTCGACGTGCTGAACTGGATCGCGCAAAGCCGCGTGGCGTCGGTATCGGCCATCGGCGGCCGCAGCGGCATTTTCGCGCCGGATCCGGACGCGCCGGCACGATGCAGCGAATGCGATCGCGCCTGTCCTTACCGCCGTCACCAGACGCTTGTCGACCAATTCGAGGGCGTTGGGGGCGCCGCCAACCCGAGCTGGACGCGCGCCGCGCGTGTGGAAGACCGCAACGACAACTGCGTCTATCTGCCCGGATCCGACATCGACGACCATGCCATCGTCACCGTGCGCTATGAGAACGGCATCTCCGCCTGCCTGTTCTTCACCATCTTCGGACCGTGGGCGGAGGACCAGGAGACGCTGGAGGTGGTCGGCTCCAGCGGGCGGCTGCGCATGGAGCGGCATTCCGGCGCTATCGACCTCGTGTCCGACTACGGCCGCAAGCACGAAACCGTCTCCTTCCGGGATCCCGACCGCTCTTCGACCCATTTCGGCGCCGATCTTGAGCTGGTGCGCACCATCCGCCGCTTTCACGACGGCGAGAGGCCGCCGGTGGGTGTGGCCGAGGGGATCGAATCCCTGCGCATGGTGCTGGCCGCGCAGAAATCCCTGCGCGAGGGCGGTGCGCCGGTCGATCCGCATGGGCTGGAGGTGGGGGAATGA
- a CDS encoding YbhB/YbcL family Raf kinase inhibitor-like protein, whose translation MAFALSSPAFGNRERIPDKYTRQGENISPPLVWEDAPPEAKSFVLVVEDPDAPSGTFRHWGVYDIAAERDRLPEGTTAGAKTESLGHGVNDFGNPHYDGPQPPKGHGVHHYHFRLFALDVETLHCDGKAKVDDMLEQAKPHIIAEAELVGTYENK comes from the coding sequence ATGGCGTTTGCTCTATCGAGCCCGGCCTTCGGCAATAGGGAGAGAATTCCTGATAAGTACACCCGCCAGGGCGAAAACATCTCGCCTCCGCTCGTCTGGGAGGACGCGCCGCCGGAGGCGAAGAGCTTCGTTCTGGTCGTGGAGGATCCCGATGCCCCTTCGGGCACCTTCCGCCACTGGGGCGTCTACGACATCGCCGCCGAGCGCGACCGCTTGCCGGAGGGTACGACGGCCGGTGCCAAGACAGAGAGCCTCGGCCACGGGGTGAACGATTTCGGCAATCCGCACTACGATGGGCCGCAGCCGCCCAAGGGTCACGGCGTCCATCACTATCATTTCCGCCTCTTCGCCCTCGATGTCGAGACGCTGCATTGCGACGGCAAGGCCAAGGTCGATGACATGCTCGAGCAGGCGAAGCCGCACATCATTGCCGAGGCGGAGCTCGTCGGCACCTACGAGAACAAGTAG
- a CDS encoding FAD-dependent oxidoreductase, producing the protein MPALTGKPGSCWVATAEATDYPPLEGSIHAETVVVGAGIVGLTVALRLAEAGRSVIVLEGLRVGQQVTGRSSAKITTQHRLIYRRLIDTLGTEQARAYADANKAGVDRIGSWIREYDIACDLERKPAYTYTQDPGLKSAIEAEAEAARTLGLSAEVVDRAPLPFDNAGALVFPDQAQFNPAMYLTALARAVADRGGRIFEESRARFIGEASRWRVVTDGGTVHAENVVVATNMTVKSPVGMANRTQPRSHTVMAFRIDDSAPIDGMFITVEEEQSRSLRTGRDAEGPLLLALGPRFNTGQEGDVASRFAELEDWARGNLPVGETVWRWCNEDYDTADRVPYAGEPDPEKAPGFHIATGFNAWGISNGAAVGMMIADAIMERPTPWKALYDPTRPYPEDFHKSGESQSVVESVDDIAPGHGGVLVKDKKHIAAWRDEAGKLHTMSAHCTHKGCPLTWNNADRTWDCPCHGSIFAADGTVLHGPARVPLPPERL; encoded by the coding sequence ATGCCGGCACTCACCGGAAAGCCCGGAAGCTGCTGGGTCGCGACTGCCGAAGCGACGGACTATCCGCCGCTCGAAGGCTCGATCCATGCCGAGACCGTGGTCGTCGGCGCCGGCATCGTCGGGCTCACCGTCGCCCTGCGTCTCGCGGAGGCTGGGCGTTCGGTCATCGTTCTGGAAGGCTTGCGGGTCGGGCAACAGGTGACCGGGCGGTCGAGCGCCAAGATCACCACGCAGCACCGGCTGATCTACCGCCGGCTGATCGACACCCTTGGAACCGAGCAGGCACGCGCCTATGCGGATGCCAACAAGGCGGGAGTGGACCGGATCGGGAGCTGGATCAGGGAGTACGATATCGCCTGCGACCTGGAGCGGAAGCCCGCCTACACCTATACGCAGGATCCCGGCTTGAAGTCCGCCATCGAGGCGGAGGCCGAGGCCGCCCGCACCCTGGGCCTTTCCGCCGAGGTCGTGGACCGGGCGCCGCTCCCCTTCGACAATGCGGGCGCGCTCGTCTTTCCCGACCAGGCGCAGTTCAACCCCGCCATGTACCTGACCGCGCTCGCCCGCGCAGTGGCGGATCGCGGCGGGCGCATCTTCGAAGAAAGCCGCGCGCGGTTCATCGGCGAAGCAAGCCGGTGGCGCGTCGTCACCGATGGCGGGACGGTGCATGCGGAGAATGTGGTGGTGGCCACCAACATGACCGTGAAAAGCCCGGTCGGCATGGCGAACCGCACGCAGCCGCGCAGCCACACCGTGATGGCCTTCCGCATCGACGATTCGGCACCGATCGACGGCATGTTCATCACCGTGGAGGAGGAGCAGTCGCGCTCCCTGCGCACCGGGCGGGACGCGGAAGGCCCGCTGCTTCTTGCCCTCGGGCCGCGCTTCAACACGGGGCAGGAAGGCGACGTCGCCAGCCGTTTCGCGGAGCTCGAGGACTGGGCGCGCGGGAACCTGCCGGTGGGCGAGACGGTCTGGCGCTGGTGCAACGAGGACTACGACACCGCCGACCGGGTGCCCTATGCCGGCGAACCGGACCCGGAGAAGGCACCTGGCTTCCACATCGCCACCGGTTTCAACGCCTGGGGCATCAGCAACGGCGCCGCCGTCGGTATGATGATCGCTGACGCGATCATGGAGCGCCCGACGCCCTGGAAGGCGCTCTACGATCCCACGCGGCCCTACCCCGAGGATTTCCACAAGAGCGGCGAAAGCCAGTCGGTGGTGGAGAGCGTGGACGACATCGCCCCCGGCCATGGCGGCGTGCTCGTGAAAGACAAGAAGCACATCGCCGCCTGGCGGGACGAAGCGGGCAAGTTGCACACCATGTCCGCCCACTGCACGCACAAGGGCTGCCCCCTCACCTGGAACAATGCCGACCGGACATGGGATTGCCCCTGCCACGGCTCGATCTTCGCCGCCGACGGCACGGTGCTCCACGGCCCGGCGCGGGTCCCGCTGCCGCCGGAGCGCTTGTAG
- a CDS encoding ferritin-like domain-containing protein: MHVTDFRQMYLTELQETRSLEEMLSDALPRIADKAADAELKNGLEEHASQTRSQLERVRRMLERHGVAPREHKDQSMAAMVEEAEKWAGMIDEPNLRDAGLIASAQRIEHYEIAIYGTLAAWAKQLGLNEDLDELLSILDEEKAEDERLTTLAKRQINPHAVQ; the protein is encoded by the coding sequence ATGCACGTCACCGATTTTCGTCAGATGTATCTGACCGAGTTGCAGGAAACCCGATCGCTTGAGGAAATGCTGTCCGACGCCCTGCCGCGGATCGCCGACAAGGCCGCCGACGCCGAGCTGAAGAACGGCCTTGAGGAGCACGCGTCGCAGACACGCTCTCAACTGGAACGGGTCAGGCGCATGCTGGAGCGGCACGGGGTGGCCCCGCGCGAGCACAAGGATCAATCCATGGCGGCGATGGTCGAGGAGGCCGAGAAGTGGGCCGGCATGATCGACGAACCGAACCTGCGCGACGCCGGGCTGATCGCGTCGGCCCAGCGCATCGAGCACTACGAGATCGCGATCTACGGCACGCTCGCCGCCTGGGCCAAGCAGCTCGGCCTGAACGAGGATCTCGACGAGCTCCTGTCGATCCTTGACGAGGAGAAGGCGGAAGACGAGCGGCTCACCACGCTCGCCAAGCGCCAGATCAATCCGCATGCCGTCCAATAG
- a CDS encoding cytochrome P460 family protein, with the protein MPKARMNRALRLAGIMAALGVATPALGQDQRPPFGGPEEVDFAEELWQALEQRGIVGEEAIQTHPYAGTSMHGPVIQYISGTVSVGGRTGTFILKRNYRGEDLSVEETFKNPLRNFDSMGVMFRREEGYAPESRDWFWVKYMPDGMVANTPDGAKMAGKVGACIGCHQPAEGADFVFSHDRFAR; encoded by the coding sequence ATGCCGAAAGCAAGAATGAACCGGGCGCTCCGTCTGGCGGGCATCATGGCCGCGCTCGGTGTTGCGACACCGGCTCTGGGTCAGGACCAAAGGCCGCCATTCGGCGGCCCTGAGGAAGTAGACTTTGCCGAAGAGCTTTGGCAGGCGCTGGAGCAGAGGGGAATTGTCGGCGAGGAAGCCATCCAGACGCATCCCTATGCCGGAACCTCAATGCACGGTCCGGTGATCCAGTACATCTCGGGGACGGTCAGCGTAGGCGGCCGGACCGGTACCTTTATCCTCAAGCGCAACTATCGCGGGGAAGATCTCTCGGTGGAGGAGACCTTCAAGAATCCGCTGCGCAATTTTGATTCCATGGGAGTGATGTTCCGCCGCGAGGAGGGATATGCGCCCGAAAGCCGCGACTGGTTCTGGGTGAAGTACATGCCGGACGGGATGGTGGCCAATACACCCGACGGCGCCAAGATGGCAGGCAAGGTCGGCGCCTGCATCGGTTGCCATCAGCCGGCGGAAGGCGCCGACTTCGTCTTCAGCCACGACCGCTTCGCCCGGTAG